One genomic region from Mycobacterium basiliense encodes:
- a CDS encoding A24 family peptidase has translation MRIAITGLVLVWLGVLSAYDVRQRRLPNGLTLPGAAAILLAAVAGGWGMAALAGATALSAVYLLVHLVAPTAMGAGDVKLAIGLGGLAGCFGADVWFLAALAAPLLSVLAGLGMRWRGVQTVPHGLSMCMATAGAAGMALLG, from the coding sequence ATGCGAATTGCGATAACCGGGCTGGTTCTGGTGTGGCTGGGGGTGTTGAGCGCTTACGACGTCCGGCAACGCCGCCTGCCCAACGGTCTGACGCTGCCCGGGGCGGCAGCCATCCTGCTGGCCGCGGTCGCGGGCGGGTGGGGCATGGCGGCGCTGGCCGGTGCGACGGCCTTGAGCGCGGTGTATCTGTTGGTCCACCTCGTGGCGCCGACGGCGATGGGCGCCGGCGACGTCAAGCTGGCCATCGGTCTGGGCGGGTTGGCCGGGTGCTTCGGTGCCGACGTGTGGTTTCTGGCGGCGCTGGCCGCGCCGCTGCTGAGCGTGCTGGCGGGGCTGGGGATGCGGTGGCGTGGTGTCCAGACGGTGCCGCACGGCCTGTCAATGTGTATGGCCACCGCCGGCGCGGCCGGGATGGCGTTGCTGGGTTGA
- the aroC gene encoding chorismate synthase codes for MLRWITAGESHGRALVAVVEGMVAGVQVTSTDIADQLARRRLGYGRGARMAFERDAVTVLSGVRHGSTLGGPIAIEIGNTEWPKWETVMATDPVDPSEAADLQNSARNAPLTRPRPGHADYAGMLKYGFDDARPVLERASARETAARVAAGTIARAFLRQALGVEVLSHVISIGPSEPYDGAPPCAEDLPAIDASPVRAFGAAAEKSMIDEIEAAKKDGDTLGGVVEVVALGLPVGLGSFTSGENRLDSQLAAAVMGVQAIKGVEIGDGFETARRRGSRAHDEMYPGADGVVRSTNRAGGLEGGMTNGQALRVRAAMKPISTVPRALATVDMATGDEAVAIHQRSDVCAVPAAAVVVETMVALVLARAALEKFGGDSLTETRRNIDAYLHTVADREAPAARARVGQG; via the coding sequence GTGTTGCGCTGGATCACCGCCGGGGAATCCCATGGCAGGGCATTGGTAGCCGTAGTTGAGGGCATGGTCGCCGGCGTGCAGGTCACCTCGACCGACATCGCCGACCAGTTGGCCCGACGCCGGCTGGGCTACGGTCGCGGCGCACGGATGGCGTTCGAGCGCGACGCGGTAACCGTGCTGTCCGGGGTACGCCACGGCAGCACCCTGGGCGGACCCATCGCCATCGAGATCGGCAACACCGAATGGCCGAAGTGGGAAACCGTGATGGCTACCGATCCGGTTGATCCGTCGGAAGCGGCTGATCTGCAAAACTCAGCGCGCAACGCGCCGCTGACCCGGCCGCGTCCGGGCCACGCCGACTATGCCGGCATGCTCAAGTACGGTTTCGACGATGCCCGGCCGGTGCTCGAGCGAGCCAGTGCCCGGGAGACCGCCGCCCGTGTCGCCGCGGGCACCATTGCGCGGGCGTTCCTGCGCCAGGCGTTGGGGGTCGAAGTGCTCTCCCATGTCATCTCGATCGGGCCATCGGAGCCCTACGATGGGGCGCCGCCCTGCGCGGAAGACTTGCCTGCGATTGACGCCAGCCCGGTCCGGGCGTTTGGCGCAGCGGCCGAAAAAAGCATGATCGACGAAATCGAAGCGGCCAAGAAAGACGGCGACACTCTCGGTGGCGTGGTCGAGGTGGTGGCACTGGGCCTGCCGGTGGGCCTGGGATCGTTCACCAGCGGTGAGAACCGTCTCGACAGCCAGCTGGCCGCCGCCGTGATGGGCGTCCAGGCGATCAAGGGCGTAGAGATCGGCGACGGCTTCGAGACGGCACGTCGTCGTGGTAGCCGCGCCCATGACGAGATGTATCCGGGGGCCGATGGTGTCGTCCGCTCGACCAACCGGGCAGGCGGGCTCGAAGGCGGGATGACCAATGGCCAAGCGCTGCGGGTGCGCGCGGCGATGAAGCCGATCTCCACGGTGCCCCGAGCGCTGGCCACCGTCGATATGGCTACCGGCGATGAGGCCGTCGCCATCCATCAGCGTTCGGATGTGTGCGCCGTGCCGGCGGCTGCGGTCGTGGTCGAAACCATGGTGGCGCTGGTGCTGGCGCGCGCGGCGTTGGAGAAGTTCGGCGGCGACTCGCTGACCGAAACCCGTCGCAATATCGACGCCTACCTGCACACCGTCGCCGACCGCGAGGCGCCGGCGGCTCGGGCTCGGGTCGGCCAGGGCTAG
- a CDS encoding shikimate kinase: protein MAPKAVLVGLPGSGKSTIGRRLAKTLGVGLLDTDAAIEARTGRSIADIFAADGEKEFRRIEEEVVRAALADHDGVLSLGGGAVTSPGVRAALAGHTVVYLEINAAEGVRRTGGNTVRPLLAGPDRADKYRALMSARVPLYRRVATIRVDTNRRNPGAVVRYITSRLQKPSPQPNPDSTASGVST from the coding sequence ATGGCTCCCAAAGCGGTACTGGTGGGATTGCCGGGCTCCGGTAAATCCACCATCGGACGCAGGCTCGCCAAAACGCTCGGGGTTGGCCTGCTCGACACCGATGCGGCGATCGAGGCGCGGACCGGACGCAGCATCGCCGATATCTTTGCCGCCGATGGTGAGAAGGAGTTCCGACGGATTGAGGAGGAAGTCGTGCGCGCGGCACTAGCCGACCATGATGGTGTGCTGTCCCTTGGGGGCGGCGCCGTCACCAGCCCCGGAGTGCGCGCGGCACTGGCCGGTCACACCGTCGTCTACCTCGAGATCAACGCCGCCGAAGGGGTGCGACGCACCGGCGGAAACACCGTGCGGCCCCTGCTGGCGGGCCCCGACCGGGCTGACAAATACCGGGCGCTGATGTCCGCCCGGGTCCCGCTATACCGCCGGGTTGCGACCATCCGGGTGGACACCAACCGCCGCAATCCCGGAGCGGTGGTTCGCTACATCACGTCGCGGCTGCAAAAGCCGTCGCCACAGCCAAATCCCGACTCGACCGCCAGCGGGGTCAGCACATGA